From the Sphingomonas brevis genome, the window GGGCTGAGCGACGCCGAGCGCATTGGCTTGCTCCAGGCTCTGGCGGTACCGGGCGCGGCTACCATTCCGCCGTCGATCTTATATCCCGTCCCCCTGTTCGGCCTGACCTTCCAGCCGACCGCCAACAATGGCGACGAGCTTGAGGCCAAGAACAAGGACAATGGATTCACGTGGCGCCTGTTCGGCCGCTATGCGCCGAACGATGACACCAGCTTCTATGCGATTTACGCGCGCGGTCGCCGGCCGGAAGTATTGTCCGCGCTGAACCCGGCCGTGCCATTCGGCGATCCGCGCTTCACGCTGGTCGATGCCGAAACCGTCGATAGCTTCGAAGTCGGCGCAAAGGCGACTTTGGTGGATCGCAAGCTCTACCTCGATGCCTCTCTATTCTATTATAAATATGATAATTTCCAGACACTTGAGCAGGTTGGCACGACCTTCATCACGACCAATGCGGGCAAGGCCAAAAGCTATGGCCTGGAGGCGCAGCTGCGCTACGAGCCGAACCGCAACCTGAGGATGTTCGCCAATTACGCATTCAACCATGCGCGGTTCAAAACCGGGGTGCTTGACGGAAACCGGTTCCGCCTGGCGCCGGAGCATAGCTTCTCGGCCGGCTTCACCTGGGCCGCCAATGCCGGGCCTGGCCGGATCGATTTCACGCCGGCCATTACTTACCAGTCGAAGGTGTTCTTCGACGACAACAACGACCGGCCCGAGCTGCAACAGCCGCCGGCGACCTTGTTGCCCGACTTCGTCCAGGACGAGTTCCAAAAGGGCTATGCACTTGTCAGTGCCCGGCTCGGCTACGGCTTGCTGGCGGACAAATATCGCGTCGAGCTGTTTATCGAGAATGCGCTGGACAAGGAGTATATCAAGGACGCCGGCAACAGCGGCGATGCGCTGGGGCTGCCGACGTTCATCGCCGGCGAGCCGCGGACCTACGGCATCCAGCTGACCGCGCGATTCTAGCCCCGGCCTCGCCGCAGGACCGATCCCGGCTCCCTGCGACGGAAAGGAGCCGGGGCCGGACCAAGAGTCAGGCTGCAAGCAGCACGACCTCGCCAATCGCCTGCTTGAGCGAGTTTTCGCGGTGCTCGGGGCTGATTCCGAGCCCTTCGGCGATGACGAATTCGGGCTCGACGCCAATGAAGTTGAACACGCCCTTCAAATAGGTTTCGACATGCTCGAGCGATGCCGCCGGCGCGCCGTCGCCGTAAAAGCCACCGCGGGCCAGGGCGACGATCACGCGCTTGCCCTTGACCAGTCCTTCCGGTCCGTCGGCGGTATAGTGGAAGGTCTTGCCGGCAACCGCGATGCGGTCGATCCACGCCTTGAGCTGGCTCGGGACCGAGAAATTATACATCGGCGCGCCGATCACGACGACATCGGCGGCGAGAAATTCGTCGAGCACCGACGAGTCGGCGAAAGCATCGAGCGTCAGGTGCGGCAGCGGGCTGGAAACCAGGTCGCGAGTGACGAGCTGCTCGCCCAAATTGGCGGCCTTGAGCTGCCCGATGATCGAGTCGGTGAGGGTGCGGCTGGCGCTGTTTTCGCCATTGATGCTGCTGTCGATTCGAAGGATAGTCATTTTTTGGTCCTTGGTATTGATTTGTTACTGAGACACTTTAAATAACTACCCTATAAAGCCCTGCAAGAACGCACTTTTTTGGTTCTCACGAACAAATTTGTGCGGTGGGAACATGAATGTGACCGGAGACAGACAATGAGAGATCCCAGCAACCCGGTGTGCCGCACGATCAGTACGTTGCTGGCCCGGATCGGCGACAAATGGACTGTGCTGGTAGTGCAGACCCTGGGGGCCGGCCCGAAGCGGTTCAACGAGCTTCGCCGCGAGATTCCGAGCGTGTCGCAGCGCATGCTGACGCTGACCCTGCGCAACCTGGAGCGCGACGGCCTGGTCAGCCGGACGGTGACTCCGTCGATCCCCCCGCGCGTCGATTATGAACTGACCGAACTTGGCCAGTCGCTGCAAAAGCCGATCTGCGGGCTTGCCACCTGGGCAATGGACAATGTGGAGGCGATCCACGGCGCCCAAACGCGCTTCGATGCCGAGCGCGACGACAGTATCGCAGCTTAACCCCTTTCCCTCCGTCGCCGCCGGTGCAATGCTGCGCCACTGCCCAGGGGGAGGATCGTTCATGTCGAAGTTCATCATGTTAGGCGCCCTGGCGATACTCGCGCTTCCGGCAGCCGCGACGGCCAAGGACAAGGTCGATCCGCGCATCGCCAAGTCGCTCCAATGCACGACAATCGCCGACGGAGCGCAACGGCTGGCCTGCTATGACGAGGCCATGGCCGGCCTCAAGCAAGCGCTTGAAGAAGGCGAGTTGATGTCGACCGCGCAGTTCAAGCCCAAGGCGCTCGAAGGAACAGTGGTCGCGTCGGGTGGAATGGGATTTATGCGCTTCTGGGTGGAGCTCGATACGGGCGACCGCTGGGAGTTGATCGCGGATTCGATGACTGACTCGCCGCCAAGGAAGGGCGCCAAGGCCAAGCTGCGCAAGAGCCTGATGCGCAACTACTTCTATACCGACACTTATTCGCCCGATTTCCAGGCCCGGTTCCTCGGGCGGCGCGACTAGCACAAGCGGCATTTGTCGGCCCGGCAAGTCGGCGCTAGGGGCAGGGCCATGCTTAAGACGGTTTCGCCCGATATCGCATCGTTGAAATTGCTCGACGACCGGCTGCGCTTCCTGTCGTCCTGGACGATTCACCACGCCAACCACATCCGGACAAGCGCCGACGGGCTGAAGGTCGGTGGGCACCAAGCGAGCTGCGCGTCGATGACGGCGATCATGGCCGCGCTCTATTTCCATGCGCTCGGCCCCAATGACCGAGTGGCGGTGAAGCCGCACGCCGGTCCGGTGTTGCACGCGATCCATTATCTCCTGGGTTCGCAGAGCCTCGAGCAGCTGCAGAATTTCCGCGGGCTGGGCGGGATGCAGAGCTACCCGAGCCGGACAAAGGACAAGATCCCCGTCGATTTCTCGACCGGATCGGTCGGGCTCGGCGTGGCGATCACGGCCTTTGCCAGCCTGGTGCAGGATTATCTGAGCGCGCATGGCATGATGGCCGACGAGGACCGCGGGCGGTTCGTGGCGCTGATCGGCGATGCCGAGCTCGACGAAGGCAATATCTACGAATGCCTGATCGAGGCCTACAAGCACGACATCCGAAATTGCTGGTGGATCGTCGACTATAACCGGCAAAGCCTCGACGCGACGTCGGCCGATCGGATGTTCGAACGGTTCGACGAGATTTTCCGCTCGTGCGGCTGGCGCACTGTCGAACTGCGCTACGGCAAGAAATTGTCGGCGGCACTGGCCAATCATCCTGCAATTGGGGAGTGGCTCGAAGCGCTGCCCAACGCCGATCATTCGGCGCTGCTGTATCAGGGCGGCGCGGCCTGGCGGGCGCGAATCGACGCCGACCTCGGCAGGAAGGCCGCGGCGTTCCTCAACGCCCATGACGACGCGGCGCTTGGCGCGCTGATGAGCGACCTGGGCGGCCATTGCATGGAGACGCTGACGCAGGCGTTCGACCAGGCGCAGGACGATATCCCGACATTGTTCGTCGCCTGGACGGTCAAGGGCTTTGGCCTGCCCTTCGCCGGTCACAAGGACAATCATGCAGGGCTTATGAACCCGACCCAGGCACATGCGCTGCGCGACGCGATGGGGGTCAAGGAAGGCGAGGAATGGGATCCGCTGGCCGGCCTTGGCGGCAATGAGCGGCCGGGCGTCGAAGCGGTGATCGAGCGCAGCCGGATCGCGCGCGAAAAGCGCGGCCGGGCGTTCGGACAGCTGAGCGTTCCTGCGATTCCCGCCCCCCAGGGCGAGGAACAGTCGACCCAGGCTGCGTTCGGGCGGATCCTGCTCGACCTGGCCAAGTCGGGCGCGCCCATCGCCGACCGGATCATCACCACCTCGCCCGACGTCACCGTGTCGACCAACCTCGGCGCCTGGGTCAATCAGCGCGGACTGTTCAGGCGGCGAGAAATGGCTGACATTTTCGCCAAGGCAAAGATTCCATCGGCGCAAAAGTGGTCAGGCAACAATAAAGGCCAGCATATCGAGCTGGGGATCGCGGAATCCAATCTTTTCCTGATGTTAGCGGCGCTCGGCCTGTCCGGCGACCTGTTCGGGGAGCGGCTGATTCCGATCGGAACGCTCTACGATCCGTTCATCGCGCGTGGCCTCGATAGCCTCAACTATGCTTGCTACCAGGACGCCCGATTCCTGCTGGTCGCGACACCATCGGGCCTAACTTTGGGACCGGAAGGCGGCGCTCACCAATCGATCAATCCGCCGCTGATCGCTCTCGGCCAGCCGGGCCTGCGCCATTACGAACCCGCCTATGCCGACGAGCTGGCTGCGATGATGGAAGAAGCGTTCCGGCTGATCGACGACCCCAATGGCGAGTCGACCTATTTGCGCCTTTCGACCCGTTCGATCGACCAGGTCGAGCGCGCGGACGACGACTGGAAGGACGGCGCGCTTCAGGGCGGTTATTGGCTCAAGCAGCCGGCCCCATATGCCGAGGCCGCGATCGTCGCCATGGGCGCACTGATGCCCGAGGCGCTGGCCGCTTGGGAGGAGCTAAGCGCCGACATCCCCGGGCTCGGCCTGCTCAGCATCACCTCGCCCGACCTGCTTCATCGCGGCTGGACCGCAGCCCAGGCAGCGCGCTGGAGCGGCAGGCGCGAGCCGAGCCATGTCGAGCAGCTGCTGTCCGGCCTCGCGCCCCGGGCCGGGCTCGTTACGCTGTGTGACGCAGCGCCGGCTTCGCTTAGCTGGCTAGGCGGCGTGCTCGGCCAGCGGGTCGCGCCCCTCGGGGTCGAGCGCTTCGGACAGACCGGCAGTCTGCCCGACCTTTACGCCGCCTATCGGCTTGACGGGGCGGCCATCACCGAGGCGGCGGCCGAAATTCTGCTCCAAAATGACCCAAAAATGGTTCCTTAACCGCGTCCCGTTTATGGCAGGTTGATGTGAAGGCCGCCGGTTCGCGGCCGCCAATCTTCGGGAGTACCGCCACGGTGAGCGGTCAAAATTATCTCGGCGCTCCAGCCCATCTTCGGCGAGAGCAAGCCATTTGCGACTCGATCCAGCAAGAATATCGCGCGGAACAGCAGTGCGGCGCAGGCAAGTCGATTCGGCGCGAAAATGCGCCGCCGGTCGATCCCGCGTTAACCCCAACCGACGACCAGCTGCGGCTGCGGCTGGCCGAGGAACTGGATTATGCCAGGCGGATGCTCGACGCGATGGGCGACGAGCTTGCAACCGATATGAGCGTCGTCATGCGTCACGCCGTAGCCCTGCAAAGCGTCGACATCGTCGGCCAGATGCTCGGCCATATTGCCGCGGTGACTCGCTCGGCCGCGCCAAAGGCGGCAGTCCAGCGCATCGGCATGTGCGAGCTGAAGGCTCGCCTGACCCGCCGCGGCACCGTCGATGGCGGTTTCGAACCCTGACCTTGGCAGAATATGGCGCGCCGCTTAAGGCGGGTCCATGGCAGGACGCTATTTCGACGAGTGGCAAGTCGGCGACACCGTCGCTCATGCCATCACCCGCACCGTTACCGAGACCGACAATGTGCTGGTCTCCGCCCTCACCCACAATCCGCAGCCGATGCACCTCGACCATGAAGTCGCGGCGGCGAGCGAGTTCGGCCGGCCGCTGGTCAATTCAATCTACACCTTCGGCCTGATGGTCGGAGTATCGGTCGGCGACACGACGCTCGGCACGTTGGTTGCGAACCTGGGTTACGACAGACTGGTGTTTCCGGCGCCGGTGTTCGTCGGAGACACGCTGCGCAGCGAAAGCGAGTGCCTGGAGGTCCGGCCAAGCAAGTCGCGACCCAATGCCGGCATCGTCACTTGGGAGCATCGCAGCTTCAACCAACGCAATGAGCTGGTTTGCAAATGCAGCCGCTCGGCGCTGCTGCTGAAGAAACCGGCATGACCGAGAGCGGTCCCGCACCGCGCAGCTGGCTGTTCGTTCCGGCTGACAGCAACAAGAAGATGATGAAGGCGATCGCCAGCGAGGCCGACGCGGTGATTTTCGACCTGGAAGACAGCGTCGTCCCCGGCCAGAAGGCGATGGCCCGGGAACTGCTCGGCCTGCTGCCCGATCGAAGCGATGGCGGGCCTGAGCGCTGGCTGCGAATCAACCCGATCGGCACGGACTCGCATCGCGACGATCTGGAATTGCTGGAAGAGCTGGATGTCGACGGAGTTGTGCTGCCCAAGGCGGAATGCGGCGACGATGTCGCCGATCTTGCCGCCGCGTTGGCGCCGCGCAGCCTGCCGATCCATGCCATCGTCACCGAAACGGCCAAGTCGCTGTTCGGATTGCTCAGCTACAATGATTGCTGCTCCAGCCTGGCGGCGATGAGCTGGGGAGCGGAGGATTTGTCCGCAGCGCTTGGCGCTTCGTCGAAATATACGGCGAGCGGTGAACTGGCCTTCACCTACCGGATGGCGCGTTCGCTGTGCCTCGCCGGCGCAGTGGCTGCCGAGGTCCAGCCGGTTGACGGTGTGTTCGCCGATTTCCGCGACGAGGCGGGCTTGATCGCCGAAGCCCGTGCCGCAGCGTTGGAAGGCTTTACCGGAAAGCTGGCGATCCATCCGGCCCAGGTCGGGCCGATCAACGCTGCTTTCACCCCGTCGAGCGCCGAAATCGACCATGCCCTGGCGATCGTCGCCGCGTTTGAGGCAGAGCCCGGCGCAGGGGTACTTTCGGTCGGCGGCAAAATGGTCGACCGCCCCCACCTCGTTCAAGCTAGGCGCGTACTGGCCCGGTCCCGATAGGAGGCTTCCATGGCAACGACCCACCCCGACACCGCCAATTCGCCCGAATCCGCCGCGGGACCGACCGCCGCCAAGGGCTGGGGCACCGATGCCGCCGACCAGCCGCTAAGATTGATGGAGTTCGAGCGGCGCGCCTTGAGGCCCAACGACGTCGCGATCGACATCACCTACGCCGGCATTTGCCACAGCGACCTTCACACCTGCCGCAACGACTGGGGCGGCAGCCGCTATCCGGTCATTCCCGGCCATGAAATCGTCGGCACGGTCACCGCAATCGGTAACGAGGTCACCCGCCACCGCATCGGCGACACCGTCGCTGTGGGCTGCATGGTCGACAGCTGCATGGAGTGCGACCAGTGCCTGGAAGGCTGGGAAGTCTTCTGCCGCAAGGGCTGCGTCCAGACCTATAACAGCGCCGACTATCATGACGGGACGATCAGCAAGGGCGGCTATACCGACCATATCGTCGTCCGCGACCATTTCGTCTGCAAGGTACCAGGCGGAATGGACGCCAGCCGCGTCGCGCCATTGCTGTGCGCCGGAATCACCACCTACTCGCCGCTTCGCCAATATGGCGTAGGGCCCGGTACGAAAATGGCGGTCGTCGGTCTCGGCGGCCTCGGCCATATGGGGGTCAAGCTCGGCGTCGCGATGGGCGCCGACGTGACCATGATCACGACCACGCCGAGCAAAGGGCAGGACGCCCGCGAACTTGGCGCCAGCGACTTCATCATCTCGACCGACGCCGCGCAGATGCGCGCCGCGGCGACTCGGTTCGACTTCATCCTCAACACCATTCCCGTCAGCCATGAGATCGACGGCTATCTCCAGCTGCTCGGTCGCGCTGGGCGCATGGTCATCGTCGGCGCGCTGACGCCGATGCCGGGCTTCACCGGGTTCAACATCATCTGGTGGAACAGGGCAGTCGGCGGATCGGCGATCGGCGGCATTCCGGAAACGCAGGAAATGCTGGAATTCTGCGCCGCCAAGGACATCTACCCGGATGTCGAATTCATTCGCATGGACCAGGTCAACGAAGCTTATGAGCGGCTGCTGAAGAACGACGTCCGCTACCGCTTCGTGATCGACATGGCGCACGGAATGTGATGCGGGTTGGCGCCACTGCAATCGTGGTGGCGCTGGCCACTGGAAGCGCGTCCGCCGAGGCGCCTCAGCAGTTCGACCCGGTCAGCTTCTTCACCGGCGTCAGCCATGGCGAAGGCCGGCTGAAGGAAGCATTGAAACGCGAACGGAAGGTGACGACCGACAGCGTGGGCCATGCCGAAAAGGACGGCCTGTTGGTCCTTGACCAGAAAATGCAGGTCGAGGGCGATCCGATGCGCATCCGTCGCTGGCGGCTGCGCGAGGCCGGACCCGGCCGCTACACCGGCACGCTCACCGACGCGATCGGCCCGGTCGAGGCACAGGTGATCGGGCGCTCGATCCGGATCCGCTACACGATGAAGGGCGGCCTCAAGGTCGAGAGCCATCTGGCACCCTTGCCCGGCGGGCGAGCCTTCAGCAATGACACCAGGATTACGAAATGGGGAATGAAGGTCGCGACTCTCACGGAGCGGATCGACAAGCGCTGACTTGCGCGCTGTGCCCGTCCCGCTATCCCTGCCGCTAGGGGAGACAGAATGGCGACACTGGCCGACACACCGCAGCGCAAACCATGGTCAATGGCCCGCGTCGTCACCGCCAGTTCGGCGGGCACAGCTTTCGAATGGTATGACTTTTTCATCTTCGGATCGCTGACCCCGGTCATCGCAAAGGTATTCCTGGCCGGGCTCGATCCGACGTCCGCGCTTGTCGCGGCGCTGGCGCTGTTCGCGGTCGGATTCGCGTTCCGGCCGCTGGGCGCGATCATCTTCGGCGCCATGGGCGACCGGGTCGGGCGCAAGGCGACTTTCCTTACCACCGTCAGCCTGATGGGCGGCGCGACCTTCGCCATCGGCCTGCTGCCAACCTACGAGCAGGTCGGCCTGCTGGCTCCGGTGCTGCTGATATTCCTGCGCATCTGCCAGGGAACGGCACTGGGCGGCGAATATGGCGGAGCGGCAATCTATGTCGCCGAGCATGCGCCCAACGACCGGCGCGGCGCGGCGACCGGCTGGATCCAGTCGTCGGCCTCATTCGGGCTGCTGGCCGCGCTGCTGATCATCTTCGCGACGCGCAGCTGGCTGGGCGAAGAGGCGTTCGGCTTTTGGGGCTGGCGGATCCCCTTCCTGATGTCGGTCGTGCTGCTGGCAATCTCGGTCTGGATGCGGGTCAAGCTTGCCGAGAGTCCTCACTTCGCCAAGATCAAGGAAGAGGGCGAAACCAGCAAGACGCCGCTCCGCGAAGCCTTTGCGCGAAAGGAAAGCCTCAAGAATGTAGCAATCGCCTTTTTCGGGATCATGTGCGCGCAAGGCGCGGTTTGGTATTTCGCATTCTTCTACATGCAGGTCTTTCTGGAGAAATCGCTCGGCGTTCCGGGCGCGACCAAGGACATGCTGCTGATCGTGATGACGGTAGTGAGCGCACCCCTCTACGTCTTCTTCGGCTGGCTGAGCGACCGGATCGGAAGAAAGCCGGTAATGCTGGCGGGAATGCTGCTGGCACTGGCACTCTACTTTCCCGGATCGCATTTGATCGCCCAGGCCGCCAATCCCGACCGGGTCGCCGCGCGCGAGGCGATGCCGGTGATCGTCGAGACCGACCCGGCGACCTGTTCGGCTCAGTTCGACCCGACCGGCACGGCCAAGTTCGTTACCGCCTGCGACATCGCCAAAAGCGCGCTGATCGGCCGCGGCGTATCGTACAAGACGCGTGCGTCGGCGGATGGGATGACCAGCGTCCATGCCGGCCCGAACAAGACGCTGATTGCCGATGGCGAAGGGCTGCCGGGCGCGGACTTGAAGGCGCTCAAGGCCAAGTCGGCGACGGATATCGATGCCGTGCTGGCGGCAGCCCATTATCCGACCTCGGCCGATCCAGCGAAGATGAACATGCCGCTGCTGATTGCCGTCCTGCTGCTGTTCGTGGTCGCGGCGACCGCGCTCTATGGTCCGCAGGCAGCGGCGCTGGTCGAGATGTTCCCGACCCGCATCCGCTACACGGCGATGAGCCTGCCCTATCATGTCGGCACCGGCTGGGTCGGCGGCTTCCTGCCGGTCACCAGCTTTGCGATCGTCGCACTGACCGGGGATATCTTTGCCGGGCTCTGGTATTCGGTCGCGTTTACCGCCCTGTCAGCGGTGGTGATGATATTCTTCTTCAAGGAAACTCGCGGCAAGCCGCTGGAGGAATGCTGAGCTGCGCGAAGGGTCCGGTCTTGACCCAAATGCGGCTATATGGATTGCGTTGAGCCAAGCGATCATCAGGCCGACCAAACTCAGACGAAAGGCCAACGCATGACCGAAGTCCGCCGCGAACCGATCCTTCGCATTATGCCTGGACATGCCGACATCAATGCCAACGGCCACATTTTCGGTGGCTGGGTCTTGAGTCAGATGGACATGGCGGCCGGTATCGTCGCGCGGCTTCATTCGGGTGGGCCGGTTGCCACGGTTGCGATCGACCGGATGGAGTTCATCACACCCATCCACTTGCGCGATCTAATCTCGGTCTATGCGGAAGTTGAAAGCGTCGGCCGCACCTCGATGAAAGTGAGAATCGAGGTGATGGCCTGGCGGAACAGCGGCGCGATCCGGGTCAAGGTAACCGAAGGTCTTTTCACCTTTGTCGCGATCGACGACCAAGCCCGACCGCGGGCCGTTGCCGGCCTGCCAAAATCTGAGAAATAGCGCCCGAAATTCTCACACCGGTCGACTAGCCGCGCCAGTCGACTCGGGCGCTCAGGGCGCCCAATGAATGTCGATCGGCTGCTCGGCTTCTGCGAGCACGCGGCCAATCGGCAGTTTCGACGAATGGCCATCCTCGATCGCCCGTTCGAGCAGTTCCTTCTTCGCTTCGCCGGTGACGGTAATCAGCACCGTGCGCGCCGACAGGATCGCCGAACGGGTTAGCGTGATGCGCGGCACAGGCGCTTCGGCCGGCATCGGATCGGGCATCACCCCGACGGCGTGGCGGCCCTTGGGGGCGTTCAATGCTTCGTCGAGGTCTGGGCCCGCGAAAATAGATGCCGTGTGGCCGTCGGCGCCGACCCCGAGCCAGGCGAGATCGAGCGGAAATCTAAGGTCTGAGAGCTTGGCGTTGGCCGAATTGCCGGCGAGCTTATAGTCGGTGATGTCGCTGCTGATCGGATAGACGCGAGCGCCCGACGGCAAGAACGCCTGGGCGATGGCGCGGATGTTCGACTTTTCATCGGTCAGCGGCACCAGCCGCTCGTCGGTTGGAATGATGGTGACCTTCTTCCAGTTCAATTTGGCCTGGGCCAGCTTGGCGAACACCGGCAGGGGGGTCTTGCCGCCGGGGAGCGCGATCAGCGCCTCGCCGCGGGCGTCGAGCGCGCTTTCGATGATGAAGCCGATATCGCCGGCGACCGCGTCCGCCATTTCCTCGACGCTGTCATAGTCCCACCATTCGGCTTCGATCATTTGCGGCTCCTTTTCGCGTGCCGCGCCTTTGCCGGAAGCGGGAGGAAAAGGCTAGCGCCGTTCCTGCTGGACATAGCCGAACCAGGCGGCCACCGGACGTCCGCTGGTGTCAGTGGCAGGGCGGAATTGGGCGCGCTGCTCGACCAGGCGGCAAGTCCATTGATCGATTGCGGGGACGCCGATCGACTTGTTGATCTTGCAGTCGGTCGCGCGGCCGTTGGGGAGAACGCGCACCGCGACGAACACCGCCCCGCCCCGTGGCCAGTAGCGCGCGACTTCGTCGGGATAATCGCGACTGGTGATGCCGCGGACGACTATCGGTCGAGTGGCAATGCCGCCGCTCCCGCCGCCGCCGGTGCCGTTGCCCGATCCGCCGCTACCGGTACCGGTTCCCTGCCCGCCTGCCCCGGTGCCGGGTCCAATGACATTAGACGCCCCCTGGGTATTCTGATTGCCGCTGTTGGGCGTGGTCGTGGCGGGCTTGGGCTCGGGAACGGGGAGCTGGATGCGCGGCTTGGGC encodes:
- a CDS encoding NAD(P)-dependent alcohol dehydrogenase, coding for MATTHPDTANSPESAAGPTAAKGWGTDAADQPLRLMEFERRALRPNDVAIDITYAGICHSDLHTCRNDWGGSRYPVIPGHEIVGTVTAIGNEVTRHRIGDTVAVGCMVDSCMECDQCLEGWEVFCRKGCVQTYNSADYHDGTISKGGYTDHIVVRDHFVCKVPGGMDASRVAPLLCAGITTYSPLRQYGVGPGTKMAVVGLGGLGHMGVKLGVAMGADVTMITTTPSKGQDARELGASDFIISTDAAQMRAAATRFDFILNTIPVSHEIDGYLQLLGRAGRMVIVGALTPMPGFTGFNIIWWNRAVGGSAIGGIPETQEMLEFCAAKDIYPDVEFIRMDQVNEAYERLLKNDVRYRFVIDMAHGM
- the pgl gene encoding 6-phosphogluconolactonase, which encodes MIEAEWWDYDSVEEMADAVAGDIGFIIESALDARGEALIALPGGKTPLPVFAKLAQAKLNWKKVTIIPTDERLVPLTDEKSNIRAIAQAFLPSGARVYPISSDITDYKLAGNSANAKLSDLRFPLDLAWLGVGADGHTASIFAGPDLDEALNAPKGRHAVGVMPDPMPAEAPVPRITLTRSAILSARTVLITVTGEAKKELLERAIEDGHSSKLPIGRVLAEAEQPIDIHWAP
- a CDS encoding winged helix-turn-helix transcriptional regulator: MRDPSNPVCRTISTLLARIGDKWTVLVVQTLGAGPKRFNELRREIPSVSQRMLTLTLRNLERDGLVSRTVTPSIPPRVDYELTELGQSLQKPICGLATWAMDNVEAIHGAQTRFDAERDDSIAA
- a CDS encoding FMN-dependent NADH-azoreductase, with translation MTILRIDSSINGENSASRTLTDSIIGQLKAANLGEQLVTRDLVSSPLPHLTLDAFADSSVLDEFLAADVVVIGAPMYNFSVPSQLKAWIDRIAVAGKTFHYTADGPEGLVKGKRVIVALARGGFYGDGAPAASLEHVETYLKGVFNFIGVEPEFVIAEGLGISPEHRENSLKQAIGEVVLLAA
- a CDS encoding TonB family protein, whose amino-acid sequence is MYHEQLTRRDRALTALMVVAIHVVLAFVLINISPAARQQLPEEVVDLLSITEPPPPPVVELQPEKDQSKPKREEGAASARNIESKATPVVQPKPRIQLPVPEPKPATTTPNSGNQNTQGASNVIGPGTGAGGQGTGTGSGGSGNGTGGGGSGGIATRPIVVRGITSRDYPDEVARYWPRGGAVFVAVRVLPNGRATDCKINKSIGVPAIDQWTCRLVEQRAQFRPATDTSGRPVAAWFGYVQQERR
- a CDS encoding acyl-CoA thioesterase, which encodes MTEVRREPILRIMPGHADINANGHIFGGWVLSQMDMAAGIVARLHSGGPVATVAIDRMEFITPIHLRDLISVYAEVESVGRTSMKVRIEVMAWRNSGAIRVKVTEGLFTFVAIDDQARPRAVAGLPKSEK
- a CDS encoding transketolase; this translates as MLKTVSPDIASLKLLDDRLRFLSSWTIHHANHIRTSADGLKVGGHQASCASMTAIMAALYFHALGPNDRVAVKPHAGPVLHAIHYLLGSQSLEQLQNFRGLGGMQSYPSRTKDKIPVDFSTGSVGLGVAITAFASLVQDYLSAHGMMADEDRGRFVALIGDAELDEGNIYECLIEAYKHDIRNCWWIVDYNRQSLDATSADRMFERFDEIFRSCGWRTVELRYGKKLSAALANHPAIGEWLEALPNADHSALLYQGGAAWRARIDADLGRKAAAFLNAHDDAALGALMSDLGGHCMETLTQAFDQAQDDIPTLFVAWTVKGFGLPFAGHKDNHAGLMNPTQAHALRDAMGVKEGEEWDPLAGLGGNERPGVEAVIERSRIAREKRGRAFGQLSVPAIPAPQGEEQSTQAAFGRILLDLAKSGAPIADRIITTSPDVTVSTNLGAWVNQRGLFRRREMADIFAKAKIPSAQKWSGNNKGQHIELGIAESNLFLMLAALGLSGDLFGERLIPIGTLYDPFIARGLDSLNYACYQDARFLLVATPSGLTLGPEGGAHQSINPPLIALGQPGLRHYEPAYADELAAMMEEAFRLIDDPNGESTYLRLSTRSIDQVERADDDWKDGALQGGYWLKQPAPYAEAAIVAMGALMPEALAAWEELSADIPGLGLLSITSPDLLHRGWTAAQAARWSGRREPSHVEQLLSGLAPRAGLVTLCDAAPASLSWLGGVLGQRVAPLGVERFGQTGSLPDLYAAYRLDGAAITEAAAEILLQNDPKMVP
- a CDS encoding MaoC family dehydratase, which encodes MAGRYFDEWQVGDTVAHAITRTVTETDNVLVSALTHNPQPMHLDHEVAAASEFGRPLVNSIYTFGLMVGVSVGDTTLGTLVANLGYDRLVFPAPVFVGDTLRSESECLEVRPSKSRPNAGIVTWEHRSFNQRNELVCKCSRSALLLKKPA
- a CDS encoding MFS transporter, which translates into the protein MPLLIAVLLLFVVAATALYGPQAAALVEMFPTRIRYTAMSLPYHVGTGWVGGFLPVTSFAIVALTGDIFAGLWYSVAFTALSAVVMIFFFKETRGKPLEEC
- a CDS encoding HpcH/HpaI aldolase/citrate lyase family protein — translated: MQPLGAAAEETGMTESGPAPRSWLFVPADSNKKMMKAIASEADAVIFDLEDSVVPGQKAMARELLGLLPDRSDGGPERWLRINPIGTDSHRDDLELLEELDVDGVVLPKAECGDDVADLAAALAPRSLPIHAIVTETAKSLFGLLSYNDCCSSLAAMSWGAEDLSAALGASSKYTASGELAFTYRMARSLCLAGAVAAEVQPVDGVFADFRDEAGLIAEARAAALEGFTGKLAIHPAQVGPINAAFTPSSAEIDHALAIVAAFEAEPGAGVLSVGGKMVDRPHLVQARRVLARSR
- a CDS encoding DUF3833 family protein: MRVGATAIVVALATGSASAEAPQQFDPVSFFTGVSHGEGRLKEALKRERKVTTDSVGHAEKDGLLVLDQKMQVEGDPMRIRRWRLREAGPGRYTGTLTDAIGPVEAQVIGRSIRIRYTMKGGLKVESHLAPLPGGRAFSNDTRITKWGMKVATLTERIDKR